The following proteins come from a genomic window of Halorussus halophilus:
- a CDS encoding DUF7503 family protein codes for MSESKLADYIASNPRMAGVLFTICLLLTQAGNSAAANACTLSGP; via the coding sequence ATGTCCGAGAGCAAACTCGCAGACTACATCGCATCGAACCCACGAATGGCCGGCGTCCTCTTCACGATTTGCCTCCTACTCACGCAAGCAGGCAATTCAGCCGCAGCGAACGCCTGCACTCTCAGTGGTCCGTAA